One segment of Rhodopirellula baltica SH 1 DNA contains the following:
- the carB gene encoding carbamoyl-phosphate synthase large subunit encodes MPRRDDIKKILLIGSGPIVIGQACEFDYSGTQACKALREEGYEVVLVNSNPATIMTDPATADATYIEPLTWQIVEKVIAKERPDALLPTLGGQTGLNVAMDLDANGVLEKYGVEMIAANAKVIAKAEEREQFKQAMDKIGLDVCKGFTVRTLADARKALAEVGLPAVVRPSFTMGGSGSAIAYNKDDFDSLVQNGLDQSPVTEVLIEESIIGWKEYEMEVMRDCDDNVVIICAIENFDPMGVHTGDSITVAPAQTLSDKEYQRMRDASLAVIREIGVETGGSNIQFAIEPDTGRMIVIEMNPRVSRSSALASKATGFPIAKIAAKLAVGYRLWELPNDITQKTKACFEPTIDYVVTKMPRFAFEKFPEADATLTTQMKSVGETMSIGRTFQESFQKALRGLEVGAFGFGSDPKDLWGTEDQPSRDEIRAKLSTPGSERVFYIRYAFKDGMTAAEIHSLTNIDPWFLDHLQQLIETEDNLRAIGKLDAIDVDTMRDAKRRGFSDRQIATITSKTESQVRAKRLEMGIRPVYKSVDTCAAEFEAFTPYYYSTYESETEVPAKGDKKRVVILGGGPNRIGQGIEFDYCCCHASFALQEMGIESIMVNSNPETVSTDYDTSDILFFEPLTIEDVLNICDAMQPDGVIVQFGGQTPLNLARGLEQAGVPIIGTSVDTIDTAEDRELFSSLIDELGLRQPPSGIARNMDEARVEAKRIGYPALVRPSFVLGGRAMEICYDHSQFARYVAEAFIVADGQPVLIDRFLEDATEVDVDAISDGNDCVIMGIMEHIEEAGVHSGDSACCIPPFSLTQPVLAEIRDATRKLAARLNVVGLMNIQFAVKMEGTQPTLYILEVNPRASRTVPFVAKATGVPVANLATKVMAGKTLKELNVTEEPIPRHVSIKESVLPFRKFAGVDIVLGPEMRSTGEVMGVSELFSIAFAKSQLAAGTVLPESGKIFLSLSANHKEAAESLGKSLIELGFELLATEGTAVRLEANGIAVTRVKKLSEGHPNLIDYLKNDDVQLILNTPSGKGARTDEGKIRAAGVQHGVPCITTLAAAEAAVRAMVAMRDTPMEVESLQRRYAQNV; translated from the coding sequence ACGTCGCGATGGACCTCGACGCCAACGGCGTGCTCGAAAAATACGGCGTCGAAATGATCGCCGCCAACGCCAAGGTCATCGCCAAAGCGGAAGAACGCGAACAGTTCAAACAAGCGATGGACAAAATCGGCCTGGATGTCTGCAAAGGCTTCACCGTCCGAACGCTCGCCGATGCACGCAAAGCCCTCGCCGAAGTTGGCTTGCCCGCCGTCGTTCGACCATCCTTCACGATGGGCGGCAGTGGTTCTGCGATTGCCTACAACAAAGACGACTTCGATTCGCTGGTCCAAAACGGACTGGATCAATCGCCCGTCACCGAAGTCTTGATCGAAGAATCGATCATCGGCTGGAAAGAGTACGAGATGGAAGTCATGCGTGATTGCGACGACAACGTCGTGATCATTTGTGCCATCGAAAACTTCGACCCAATGGGTGTCCACACGGGCGACTCCATCACCGTCGCCCCCGCCCAAACGTTGAGCGACAAAGAATACCAACGGATGCGTGACGCTTCGCTGGCTGTCATTCGCGAAATCGGTGTCGAGACCGGCGGCAGCAACATCCAATTCGCGATCGAGCCTGACACGGGCCGAATGATCGTGATTGAAATGAATCCGCGAGTCAGTCGAAGCTCGGCGTTGGCCAGCAAAGCAACCGGTTTCCCGATCGCAAAGATCGCTGCGAAATTGGCCGTGGGATATCGTTTGTGGGAATTGCCCAACGACATCACGCAAAAAACCAAAGCCTGCTTCGAACCGACGATCGACTACGTCGTCACCAAGATGCCTCGATTCGCGTTCGAGAAATTCCCCGAAGCCGACGCGACACTGACGACTCAAATGAAGTCGGTCGGCGAAACCATGTCGATCGGACGAACGTTCCAAGAGTCGTTCCAAAAAGCCCTGCGTGGCTTGGAAGTCGGCGCATTCGGATTTGGCAGTGACCCGAAGGATCTCTGGGGAACCGAAGATCAACCAAGCCGCGACGAAATCCGTGCGAAGTTGTCGACTCCCGGTTCCGAGCGAGTTTTCTACATCCGCTATGCATTCAAGGACGGAATGACGGCGGCGGAAATTCATTCGCTGACCAACATCGACCCATGGTTCCTCGATCACCTGCAACAACTGATCGAAACCGAAGACAACCTACGCGCGATCGGAAAGCTGGACGCGATCGATGTAGACACAATGCGAGACGCCAAACGTCGCGGATTCTCGGATCGTCAAATCGCGACGATCACGTCGAAAACGGAATCCCAAGTCCGAGCGAAACGTTTGGAAATGGGCATTCGACCGGTCTACAAAAGTGTCGACACCTGTGCGGCTGAATTTGAAGCTTTCACGCCGTACTACTACAGCACCTACGAATCCGAAACCGAAGTGCCAGCCAAGGGCGACAAGAAACGTGTCGTGATCTTGGGTGGTGGCCCCAACCGAATCGGTCAGGGCATCGAGTTCGATTACTGCTGCTGCCACGCTTCGTTTGCCCTGCAAGAGATGGGCATCGAATCGATCATGGTCAACAGCAACCCAGAAACAGTCAGCACCGACTACGACACATCGGACATCTTGTTCTTCGAACCCTTGACGATCGAAGACGTCCTGAACATCTGCGACGCGATGCAGCCTGATGGTGTGATCGTTCAGTTCGGTGGCCAAACGCCGCTCAACTTGGCTCGTGGATTGGAACAGGCCGGCGTGCCGATCATCGGCACCAGCGTCGACACGATCGACACCGCCGAAGACCGTGAATTGTTCAGCAGCCTGATCGACGAACTCGGCCTGCGGCAACCGCCATCGGGCATCGCTCGCAACATGGACGAAGCGCGAGTCGAAGCCAAACGCATTGGCTATCCGGCGCTTGTTCGCCCCAGCTTTGTGCTCGGCGGCCGTGCGATGGAGATCTGCTACGACCACTCCCAGTTCGCTCGCTACGTTGCCGAGGCATTCATCGTCGCCGATGGACAGCCTGTTCTGATCGACCGGTTCCTCGAAGACGCTACCGAAGTCGATGTCGACGCGATCAGCGATGGCAACGATTGCGTGATCATGGGGATCATGGAACATATCGAAGAAGCTGGTGTTCACTCGGGTGACTCGGCTTGCTGCATCCCACCGTTCAGCCTGACTCAACCGGTCCTGGCCGAAATTCGCGATGCGACGAGAAAGCTGGCCGCACGCCTGAACGTGGTTGGGCTGATGAACATTCAGTTCGCCGTCAAAATGGAAGGCACGCAGCCAACGCTTTACATTTTGGAAGTGAACCCGCGTGCCAGCCGCACCGTGCCGTTCGTTGCCAAAGCGACCGGAGTTCCTGTCGCAAACTTGGCGACCAAAGTCATGGCCGGCAAGACGTTGAAAGAACTGAACGTCACGGAAGAACCCATTCCACGCCACGTTTCGATCAAAGAAAGCGTGTTGCCATTCCGGAAATTTGCCGGCGTCGACATTGTGCTCGGCCCCGAGATGCGAAGCACCGGCGAAGTCATGGGTGTCAGCGAATTGTTCTCGATCGCGTTTGCCAAAAGCCAACTCGCTGCGGGGACCGTGCTGCCAGAATCTGGCAAGATCTTCTTGTCGCTCTCTGCCAACCACAAAGAAGCCGCCGAGTCACTCGGCAAGTCTTTGATCGAGTTGGGTTTTGAACTTTTGGCGACCGAAGGAACCGCGGTTCGTTTGGAAGCCAACGGAATCGCTGTGACCCGGGTCAAGAAGCTCTCCGAAGGTCACCCCAACCTGATCGACTACCTGAAAAACGACGACGTTCAGTTGATTCTGAACACTCCGTCAGGCAAGGGAGCTCGGACTGACGAAGGCAAGATCCGAGCTGCCGGCGTGCAACATGGCGTGCCGTGCATCACCACTCTGGCCGCCGCGGAAGCCGCCGTGCGAGCGATGGTTGCCATGCGTGACACTCCGATGGAAGTCGAATCGCTGCAACGTCGGTACGCACAGAACGTCTGA